AGAGGTGTTTACAGTAAACACGATAGCACCTTACATATTGTCTCTAGAAGCCTCGAAATATATGGAGAAAGGGGGTACCATAATTAATATGGGGTGCTTAACAGCTACTAGGGGCCATAGGATCTATAGTGGGTTGAGGCCCTCACCAGCATATCTCTCATCTAAGGTAGCGATAACATATCTAACAAAACAGCTGGCAGAGCTATTAGCACCAATGGGGGTGAGGGTTATCACGATAGCCCCTTCATGGGTAAACAGACCCGGGATCGGTGAGAGGCTTGTAAAAGCAATTGAAAGCACTGTTCCCCTTAAGAGACCTGCTGATCCTGATGAAATTGTAGAGGTTATAAAGGCTATTATCAATATTAAAACCCCCTACATTACTGGTGCTGTGATAGAGGTTTCAGGAGGGTTGTAAAAGCCAAGAATCCTTCTATACAGCTTCCAGCAACCCTATTATAAAAGAGGGTTTCTTAAATTTACACATAACCTCTAAAGATCTTTAGATATGTATAGGGGGTTTGGCTTAAATATCTAGCTAAACCATAGCATATAATTCGAGGTATGTGGTTCAAATGGCTGGTATAGCTGATATAGCTAAGAGATGGGAAGGCGGTGAGAGTGTTGGGGAGAAGCTTAGGAAGGCATTTGCTAAGAAGGAGCCTATCAAATATAAGCTTCTAATGGCAAACTATAAGATAAAGAGCCTAGCAAACAAGATCGGAGTCCAGCTAGAGAGGATGAAGGAAAGAGATAGAGTTCTATTTGAAAGGGTTGTCGATGCACTAATATCCAAGGATACAACTAGAGCTACAATGCTTGCTAACGAGATAGCAGAGATAAGGAAGGCTGTTAAACAGCTAACAATAGTGCAGATAGCGTTGGAGCAAATCTCAATGAGGATCGAGACAGTGG
The window above is part of the Sulfolobales archaeon genome. Proteins encoded here:
- a CDS encoding SDR family oxidoreductase, with protein sequence MGGLRIILIGSTGTIGRRIARALIEDGHQLALIGRSASRLQEIVREIGSNKNGIKCIYTADLKDIEASKAAIAKSTSCLGGLDVLINSAGIWDDTDPWDIKPEKWLEVFTVNTIAPYILSLEASKYMEKGGTIINMGCLTATRGHRIYSGLRPSPAYLSSKVAITYLTKQLAELLAPMGVRVITIAPSWVNRPGIGERLVKAIESTVPLKRPADPDEIVEVIKAIINIKTPYITGAVIEVSGGL
- a CDS encoding Snf7 family protein encodes the protein MAGIADIAKRWEGGESVGEKLRKAFAKKEPIKYKLLMANYKIKSLANKIGVQLERMKERDRVLFERVVDALISKDTTRATMLANEIAEIRKAVKQLTIVQIALEQISMRIETVVLMGEAFVQLAPIVGVVKELRGLVRGIMPEFSYEMIELEESLREVVTETGEGLGVGFTEATYSSPEARKILEEARIVAEQRMKESFPELPSVSPVESKAETKAQ